From the Meleagris gallopavo isolate NT-WF06-2002-E0010 breed Aviagen turkey brand Nicholas breeding stock chromosome 17, Turkey_5.1, whole genome shotgun sequence genome, one window contains:
- the TANGO2 gene encoding transport and Golgi organization protein 2 homolog, producing the protein MCIILFKFDPRPVSKNAYRLILAANRDEFYSRPSKSADFWDSSNEILSGLDMEEGKEGGTWLGISKKGRMAALTNYMQPTTDKNAKGRGALVTNFLTSDLDCYSYLKKVSVEGHLYNGFNLIAADLNSTKGDVICYYGNKGEPEPVFLNPGIYGLSNCLLDTPWKKLQYGKQLFTEVINRSQDLAKEDLVQELLTVMNNQEPQLPDPAIEDQGKEYIRPILNKYAAVCVRCPGYGTRTNTVLLIDSEGNVTFTERAMINEDVSQWKTSTYEFKLHV; encoded by the exons ATGTGCATCATTCTATTCAAATTTGATCCTCGGCCGGTTTCAAAAAATGCCTACAG ACTTATTCTAGCAGCTAATAGAGATGAGTTTTACAGCAGACCATCCAAATCAGCAGATTTTTGGGACAGCAGCAATGAAATCCTGAGTG GTCTGGAtatggaggaaggaaaagaaggtggGACGTGGCTGGGAATCAGTAAGAAAGGCAGGATGGCAGCCCTGACGAACTATATGCAGCCAACAactgacaaaaatgcaaaaggaagaG GTGCTCTTGTAACAAACTTCTTGACTTCAGATCTGGACTGTTACTCTTACTTGAAGAAAGTTTCAGTAGAAGGACATCTTTATAACGGATTTAATTTAATAGCAGCTGACTTGAA taGCACCAAAGGAGATGTAATTTGCTACTATGGAAACAAAGGAGAACCGGAACCTGTTTTCTTAAATCCTG GAATATATGGACTGAGCAATTGTTTGTTGGATACACCATGGAAGAAACTTCAGTATGGGAAACAGCTTTTCACAGAAGTCATCAACAGAAGCCAAGACCTTGCCAAAGAGGACTTGGTGCAGGAGCTCCTTACAGTGATGAATAATCAAGAGCC TCAATTACCTGACCCTGCAATTGAAGACCAAGGGAAGGAATACATACGTCCTATATTGAACAAGTATGCAGCTGTGTGCGTTCGTTGCCCAGGTTATGGAACAAG GACAAACACAGTCCTTCTCATTGATTCAGAAGGAAATGTTACTTTCACAGAGCGTGCCATGATCAACGAGGATGTCAGCCAGTGGAAAACAAGCACCTATGAATTCAAACTGCACGTGTAA
- the DGCR8 gene encoding microprocessor complex subunit DGCR8, which translates to MEKYENAPPLPKEPAREMNVENHTCPPPLPPNEQPPPPPLQTSSDAEVMDVGSGGDGQSDTPAGDTHSICRTQLLTKGSACYKSRLIIDPNSSDQSPRTARHAPSVRKFTPDLKLLKDVKISVSFTESCKSKDRKVLYTGIEQDYKADTDFGINNVNGDLHVCPFGGSNGKAVGIGGENDDKKDDENDVDQEKRVEYAVLDELEDFTDNLMEIDEEGGGFTSKAIVQRDKVDEETMNYSYEDDFDNDVDALLEEGLRAPKTRRVENEKYGAESDHQSDGETSVQPMMTKIKTVLKSRGRPPTEPLPDGWIMTFHNSGIPVYLHRESRVVTWSRPYFLGTGSIRKHDPPLSSIPCLHYKKMKENEEREQNNDITPNGEVSPIKHLDKSSELDCQTEEPDSTAADSGPLDEKDTSGGDAAQGALGQVKAKVEVCKDESVDLEDFRRYLEKRFDFEQVTVKKFRTWAERRQFNREMKRKQAESERPILPANQKLITLSVQDAPIKKEFVINPNGKSEVCILHEYMQRVLKVRPVYNFFECENPSEPFGASVIIDGVTYGAGTASSKKLAKNKAARATLEILIPDFVKQTSEEKPKDSEELEYFNHISIEDSRVYELTSKAGLLSPYQILHECLKRNHGMGDTSIKFEVIPGKNQKSEYVMTCGKHTVRGWCKNKRVGKQLASQKILQLLHPHVKNWGSLLRMYGRESSKMVKQETSDKSVIELQQYAKKNKPNLHILNKLQEEMKKLAQEREETRKKPKMTIVESAQPGSEPLCTVDV; encoded by the exons ATGGAGAAATACGAAAATGCACCACCCCTCCCTAAAGAACCTGCAAGAGAAATGAATGTGGAGAATCACACTTGTCCCCCACCTCTGCCGCCTAACGAACagcctccaccacctcccctgCAAACGTCCAGTGACGCAGAGGTAATGGACGTTGGCTCTGGTGGTGATGGACAGTCAGATACCCCTGCTGGGGACACGCACAGTATCTGCAGAACACAGCTTCTCACAAAGGGATCTGCCTGCTACAAAAGTCGTCTTATAATAGACCCTAACAGTAGTGACCAAAGCCCGAGAACTGCTCGTCATGCACCTTCAGTTCGAAAGTTCACCCCAGATCTTAAGTTACTTAAAGATGTAAAGATTAGCGTTAGCTTTACAGAAAGCTGCAAGAGCAAAGATAGGAAAGTTCTGTACACTGGAATTGAGCAGGATTATAAGGCAGATACAGATTTTGGTATTAATAATGTCAATGGGGATTTGCATGTTTGTCCTTTCGGTGGTAGTAATGGAAAAGCTGTAGGTATAGGCGGTGAAAATGATGACAAGAAGGATGATGAGAATGACGTTGATCAGGAAAAGAGAGTGGAATATGCAGTTCTGGATGAGCTTGAAGACTTTACCGACAACTTGATGGAAATAGATGAAGAAGGAGGAGGGTTCACATCTAAAGCAATCGTTCAAAGGGATAAAGTGGATGAAGAAACCATGAATTACTCATATGAG GATGACTTTGATAATGATGTGGATGCTCTGCTGGAAGAGGGTCTTCGCGCACCCAAAACAAGGAGagtagaaaatgagaaatacgGGGCTGAAAGTGATCACCAGTCTGATGGAGAAACAAGTGTGCAGCCAATGATGACCAAAATTAAAACTGTTCTTAAAA GTCGTGGCCGCCCTCCTACGGAACCGTTACCAGATGGATGGATCATGACATTCCATAACTCAGGCATTCCTGTATATCTGCACAGAGAGTCTAGAGTTGTTACCTGGTCTAGACCTTATTTCTTGGGAACAGGAAGCATAAGG AAACATGATCCTCCCCTTAGTAGCATTCCCTGCTTGCATtataaaaaaatgaaggaaaatgaggaaagggAACAAAATAATGACATAACCCCAAATGGGGAAGTATCACCCATAAAGCACTTAGATAAGTCTTCAGAACTGGACTGCCAAACAGAAGAACCAGATTCCACTGCTGCTGATTCTGGGCCTTTAGATGAAAAAGACACCTCAGGGGGAGATGCAGCACAAGGAGCCTTAGGACAAGTTAAGGCCAAAGTTGAAGTATGTAAAGATGAATCTGTAG ATCTGGAAGATTTTAGACGCTACCTTGAGAAGCGTTTTGACTTTGAACAAGTTACTGTAAAAAAATTCAGAACCTGGGCTGAGAGACGGCAATTCAATCGCGAGATGAAGCGGAAGCAGGCAGAGTCTGAGCGGCCTATTCTGCCTGCCAATCAGAAACTCATTACCTTGTCTGTGCAAGATGCACCTATAAAGAAAG AATTTGTCATTAATCCCAATGGGAAATCTGAAGTTTGCATACTGCATGAATATATGCAACGAGTCCTAAAGGTTCGCCCTGTTTACAATTTCTTTGAATGTG agaacCCAAGTGAGCCTTTTGGAGCCTCAGTGATTATTGATGGAGTAACTTACGGGGCAGGAACTGCCAGCAGCAAAAAGCTTGCCAAGAATAAAGCTG CTCGAGCTACACTGGAAATCCTTATTCCTGACTTTGTTAAGCAAACCTCTGAAGAGAAGCCCAAAGACAGTGAAGAACTTGAG TATTTTAACCATATCAGTATTGAGGACTCACGGGTATATGAACTGACCAGCAAAGCTGGGCTCTTGTCTCCATATCAGATTCTCCATGAGTGCCTTAAAAG AAACCATGGAATGGGTGACACATCCATAAAATTTGAAGTGATTCCTGGTAAAAATCAGAAGAGTGAATATGTCATGACTTGTGGCAAGCACACAGTGCGAGGCTGGT gcaaaaataaaagagtGGGGAAACAATTAGCTTCACAGAAAATCCTACAGCTACTGCATCCACATGTGAAAAATTGGGGCTCTCTTTTGCGTATGTATGGTAGAGAGAGTAGCAAGATGGTCAAACAG GAGACCTCTGATAAAAGTGTGATAGAACTTCAGCAGTATGCCAAAAAGAACAAGCCAAATCTGCACATCCTGAACAAGTtacaggaagaaatgaaaaaactgGCACAAGAAAGA GAGGAAACGCGGAAGAAGCCCAAGATGACGATTGTGGAATCGGCTCAGCCTGGCAGCGAACCGCTGTGCACTGTTGATGTCTAA
- the TRMT2A gene encoding tRNA (uracil-5-)-methyltransferase homolog A, protein MEAAEGGPDAYGYTRAELFTSEIYKVEIRNLPKYVGFNDVKKFLAKHGLSPHKIKLLGRQTFAFVTFRSEEQRDEAVRALHGAAWKGRALGVRAAKPKADPMARKRQREERDEAGEPLGKRIADVVTPLWAVPYEQQLAEKRQECERVVSDPGREIGNTNRALLPWLFLQKQKYNRMCCPIEGVKASPLQTEYRNKCEFLIGIGVNQEDKTVGCRLGKYKGGTCAVVEPFDTIHIPDVAKKVVKAFQDYIRSTPYSVYSPETYEGHWKQLTVRTSRNGHIMAIVYFNPQKLSREELADLKAALAKHFTEGAGKESSITSLYFVEEGQRKSPNLEDLPLEHVAGDKYIYEELLGLKFRISPHAFFQVNTQAAEVLYAAIREWAQLSQESTVLDICCGTGTIGISLAKKVKKVIGIELCQEAVQDAKANAQINELSNIEFHCGKAEDIVPSLINVLAPQNLITIVDPPRAGLHSKVILAIRRAEQLKKLIYVSCNPRAAMNNFVDLCRAPSNRVKGAAFRPVKAMAVDLFPQTKHCELLILFERVEYTNGSSAEAKPDAAQVAEAGDDSEHLDGANPADNDADQVASVATGTACKEKEPA, encoded by the exons ATGGAGGCGGCCGAGGGCGGCCCCGACGCGTACGGCTACACGCGGGCGGAGCTGTTCACCTCCGAGATCTACAAGGTGGAGATTCGGAACCTGCCCAAGTACGTCGGCTTTAACGACGTGAAGAAGTTCCTGGCCAAGCACGGGCTGAGCCCGCACAAGATCAAGCTCCTCGGCAGGCAGACGTTCGCCTTCGTGACGTTCAGGAGCGAGGAGCAGCGGGACGAGGCCGTCAGGGCGCTGCACGGCGCCGCGTGGAAGGGCCGCGCTCTGGGTGTGCGGGCGGCCAAGCCCAAGGCCGATCCCATGGCGAGGAAACGGCAGCGGGAGGAGCGGGACGAGGCCGGGGAGCCCCTCGGCAAGCGGATCGCCGACGTGGTCACCCCGCTGTGGGCCGTGCCCTACGAGCAGCAGCTGGCCGAGAAGCGGCAGGAGTGCGAGCG TGTTGTTTCTGATCCGGGCAGGGAAATTGGAAATACCAACAGAGCGCTGCTGCCCTGGCTGtttctgcagaagcagaagtaCAACAGAATGTGCTGCCCCATAGAGGGAGTGAAGGCCTCACCGTTACAG ACTGAATATCGCAACAAATGCGAGTTCTTGATTGGGATTGGTGTAAATCAAGAAGACAAAACTGTGGGTTGTCGTCTTGGCAAATACAAGGGCGGTACCTGCGCTGTAGTGGAGCCATTTGATACCATTCACATTCCTGATGTTGCCAAAAAAGTAGTAAAAGCTTTTCAAGACTACATAAG GTCAACCCCTTACTCAGTGTACAGCCCAGAAACCTACGAAGGTCACTGGAAGCAGCTCACGGTCCGTACCAGCAGGAATGGCCACATCATGGCAATCGTTTACTTTAATCCTCAG AAATTAAGCAGAGAGGAGCTAGCTGACCTGAAGGCCGCTCTGGCAAAACACTTCACTGAAGGGGCCgggaaggagagcagcattACTTCTCTGTACTTTGTGGAAGAAGGCCAAAG GAAATCTCCCAATCTGGAAGACTTGCCTTTGGAACACGTGGCTGGCGATAAATACATCTATGAAGAACTTCTTGGCCTAAAATTTAGAATTTCTCCTCATGCATTTTTTCAA GTAAACACACAGGCTGCTGAAGTTCTGTACGCTGCCATTAGGGAGTGGGCACAGCTGAGCCAAGAAAGCACTGTGCTGGACATCTGCTGTGGTACTGGAACCATTGGGATTTCTTTGGCCAAG AAAGTGAAGAAAGTGATTGGAATTGAACTCTGCCAAGAAGCTGTGCAGGATGCCAAAGCCAATGCCCAGATTAACG aaCTGAGTAATATTGAATTTCATTGTGGGAAGGCTGAAGATATCGTTCCTTCCTTAATTAACGTATTAGCTCCCCAGAACCTGATTACTATTGTAGATCCACCTCGAGCAGGACTAC ATTCCAAAGTAATTCTTGCAATTAGAAGAGCTGAACAGCTGAAGAAGCTTATTTATGTGTCCTGCAATCCTAGAGCTGCAATGAATAACTTTGTGGA CCTTTGCCGGGCCCCTTCCAACCGAGTCAAAGGAGCTGCCTTCCGTCCTGTTAAAGCAATGGCTGTGGATCTCTTCCCTCAGACCAAGCACTGTGAGTTACTGatactctttgaaagggttgaaTATACAAACGGAAGCTCTGCTGAAGCAAAGCCTGATGCTGCTCAAGTTGCAGAAGCAGGTGACGACTCAGAGCACTTAGATGGTGCCAACCCAGCTGACAATGATGCAGACCAGGTGGCTTCTGTAGCTACAGGTACAGCATGCAAAGAGAAGGAACCAGCTTAA